One segment of bacterium DNA contains the following:
- the fusA gene encoding elongation factor G, which produces MNRDYPLERVRNFGIIAHIDAGKTTTSERVLFYTGMTHKIGEVHEGDTVTDWMEQERERGITITAAAITCFWNPTYMKTDVSEKCRFNIIDTPGHIDFTAEVKRSLRVLDGAVVVFDGVAGVEPQSETNWRYADEGNVPRICFINKLDRMGASFEHSYKTILDRLSKKAVRMQIPIGHEENHKGVIDLLTMKAFYFDGQMGEEVREEEIPAEFLDDAKKHRAELIERIVEHDDALTHAYFEGKEISLADLKKTLRKAVIEAKIFPVLAGSALKNKGVQLVLDAVVDYLPSPLDMPAVVGTDPNTGEKITRHASDEEPFAALAFKLQVDPFVGQLTFFRVYSGTIEAGTYIYNVSTGKKERLSRIVRLQANAREEVQTVYAGEIAAAVGLKDAKTSHTLCDENNPIILEAIKFVDPVISLRIEPKTKADQEKMGMALKRLSDEDPTFKISSNPETGETIISGMGELHLEIMVDRMKREFHVEANVGKPQVAYKETITMEAEAENKYIKQSGGKGQYGHVKITVKPLEKLVEGKKIPKNTYREDHFEFIDSIRGGIIPAEFIPAVKEGVKEGMSRGVVAGYPMVDVSVELTFGSYHDVDSSEIAYKIAASQAFQDAARRAKPVLLEPIMKVEVLTPEKFMGDVTGSLSSKRGQIEGMDDRAGLKVIRAKVPLSELFGYVTSLRSMTEGRASTNIEFDQYAIVPQNVALTIVEARK; this is translated from the coding sequence ATGAATCGCGATTATCCCCTAGAGAGAGTCAGAAATTTCGGTATCATCGCTCACATTGACGCCGGCAAAACAACGACGTCAGAGCGTGTTCTCTTTTACACGGGAATGACGCACAAAATCGGGGAAGTGCACGAAGGAGACACAGTAACGGACTGGATGGAACAGGAACGAGAGCGCGGCATTACGATTACCGCCGCCGCCATTACTTGTTTTTGGAATCCAACCTACATGAAGACGGATGTTTCGGAAAAATGTCGCTTTAACATTATTGATACTCCCGGGCACATCGATTTTACTGCCGAAGTGAAACGCTCTTTGCGTGTTCTTGACGGTGCGGTTGTCGTCTTTGACGGCGTTGCCGGAGTAGAACCGCAGTCCGAAACAAACTGGAGGTATGCCGACGAAGGGAACGTGCCCCGTATTTGTTTTATCAACAAACTCGACCGAATGGGAGCGAGTTTTGAACACTCGTATAAAACAATTCTTGACCGACTAAGTAAAAAAGCCGTGCGCATGCAAATTCCCATCGGTCATGAAGAAAATCATAAAGGAGTTATTGACCTGCTTACAATGAAAGCGTTTTACTTTGACGGACAAATGGGAGAGGAGGTCCGCGAAGAAGAAATTCCGGCGGAGTTTCTCGACGATGCGAAAAAACATCGCGCGGAACTTATTGAAAGAATCGTTGAACACGATGACGCTCTCACGCACGCATACTTTGAAGGAAAAGAAATCAGCCTTGCGGATTTGAAGAAGACGTTGCGCAAAGCCGTTATCGAGGCGAAAATTTTCCCTGTTCTTGCAGGCTCCGCTCTCAAAAACAAAGGAGTTCAGCTTGTCTTGGATGCTGTTGTGGACTATCTTCCATCTCCTCTCGACATGCCCGCAGTCGTAGGGACCGACCCCAATACGGGAGAGAAAATTACCCGGCACGCGTCAGACGAAGAACCGTTTGCCGCTCTCGCATTCAAACTTCAAGTTGACCCGTTTGTCGGACAACTGACATTTTTCCGCGTGTACTCCGGAACGATTGAAGCGGGGACATACATTTACAACGTTTCAACGGGGAAAAAGGAGCGCCTTTCCCGCATCGTGCGATTGCAGGCGAATGCACGTGAAGAAGTGCAGACGGTTTATGCCGGGGAAATTGCCGCGGCTGTCGGACTAAAAGACGCAAAAACTTCTCACACGCTTTGTGATGAAAATAATCCTATCATTCTTGAAGCGATTAAATTCGTTGACCCTGTTATTTCCTTGCGCATCGAACCTAAGACCAAAGCCGACCAGGAAAAAATGGGCATGGCGCTCAAACGTCTTTCCGATGAAGACCCGACGTTTAAAATTTCTTCAAATCCCGAAACGGGCGAAACCATTATTTCAGGCATGGGCGAATTACATCTTGAAATCATGGTTGACCGCATGAAGCGGGAATTCCATGTTGAGGCAAACGTCGGCAAACCGCAGGTTGCATACAAGGAAACCATTACCATGGAAGCGGAAGCCGAAAACAAATACATCAAGCAGTCAGGCGGAAAAGGCCAGTATGGCCACGTCAAAATTACGGTTAAACCTCTCGAAAAACTTGTTGAGGGGAAGAAAATTCCCAAAAATACATACCGCGAAGACCACTTTGAATTTATAGACTCCATCAGAGGAGGCATTATTCCCGCTGAATTTATTCCGGCCGTAAAGGAAGGTGTTAAGGAAGGAATGAGTAGGGGAGTTGTTGCGGGGTACCCGATGGTTGATGTTTCAGTCGAACTGACATTCGGTTCATATCACGATGTTGACTCTTCAGAAATCGCATATAAAATTGCCGCATCACAGGCGTTTCAGGATGCCGCCCGCCGCGCTAAACCGGTATTACTTGAACCGATTATGAAAGTTGAGGTGTTGACTCCGGAAAAATTCATGGGTGATGTTACAGGAAGCCTCAGTTCAAAACGTGGTCAGATTGAAGGAATGGATGACCGCGCGGGTCTCAAAGTAATTCGGGCGAAAGTTCCTCTTTCCGAACTTTTTGGCTATGTCACTTCTTTGCGTTCAATGACGGAGGGCCGTGCAAGTACCAACATCGAGTTCGATCAATACGCCATTGTTCCTCAAAATGTCGCTTTAACTATCGTTGAAGCAAGAAAATAA
- the rpsG gene encoding 30S ribosomal protein S7 — protein MRRKLSKKIEIRPDSTYQSVKISKFINYIMKSGKKNTARTLAYATFDVLKEKGKTESPLEIFETALKNTEPLVEVRSRRVGGANYQIPREVRPERRQYLAMKWILDAAKAKTGVPMHMRLADEILLASQNQGEAVKKREMTHKMAEANKAFAHFAW, from the coding sequence ATGCGCAGAAAACTAAGTAAAAAAATAGAAATTCGACCCGATTCGACCTACCAGTCCGTAAAGATTTCGAAATTCATCAATTACATAATGAAAAGCGGGAAGAAAAACACCGCACGCACGCTTGCGTACGCAACATTTGACGTGCTGAAAGAAAAAGGGAAAACCGAAAGCCCGCTTGAAATTTTTGAAACCGCACTCAAAAACACCGAGCCTTTGGTTGAAGTCCGTTCCCGACGTGTCGGTGGGGCAAACTATCAGATTCCCCGCGAAGTTCGTCCGGAACGAAGACAGTACTTGGCAATGAAGTGGATTCTTGACGCCGCCAAAGCAAAAACCGGAGTACCGATGCACATGCGTCTTGCCGATGAAATTCTTTTGGCAAGCCAAAATCAAGGCGAGGCCGTCAAAAAACGAGAAATGACTCACAAAATGGCCGAAGCAAACAAAGCCTTCGCTCATTTCGCCTGGTAA